In a genomic window of Sulfuriferula nivalis:
- a CDS encoding tetratricopeptide repeat protein, with the protein MRTPLTQAETLFFAGNQLMKSGKAADAEQCFRQALTLDPNFSEVLTNLGLLLKQAGALAEAETCYKKAISIVPDGVQPYLLLGVMLLDSKRFAEAEKVGRQALQLAPESPVTWSNLGVLLACMHKEDEAELCYRTALKLDNTYAKALFNLGYILLRQGRFAEGWQCLGAREWYDSLAQHFSYPRWLGESLAGKSIVISIEAGHGDMIQFCRYGSMLKSMGATRVALVCHPGLKALFATLQGVDDVISLDEGIPATGFDYWTPPLSLPHYCHTRLENIPADIPYLSADADKLSTWSKLLPMSGYKVGLVWKGNPNFENDADRSLPSLDTLAPLGTVPGIQYVSLQKGEGEDEALRPPDGLVLLALGNQLVDFADTAAVISNLDLVISVDTAVAHLAGALGKPCWLLLPDYRTDWRWLTERTDTPWYPENMRLFRQPQSGNWSQVIIAVVAALHEWKQRQDLARSELTSCT; encoded by the coding sequence ATGCGCACTCCACTCACGCAGGCGGAAACATTGTTTTTTGCAGGTAACCAGTTGATGAAATCGGGTAAGGCTGCTGATGCAGAGCAGTGCTTTCGGCAAGCTTTGACACTGGATCCGAATTTTAGCGAGGTATTGACCAATCTTGGCTTGTTACTTAAGCAGGCTGGTGCGCTAGCCGAGGCAGAGACCTGTTATAAAAAGGCTATCAGTATTGTGCCTGACGGTGTCCAGCCTTACTTATTACTGGGCGTGATGTTGTTGGATAGCAAACGTTTTGCTGAAGCGGAAAAGGTCGGCAGGCAGGCGTTGCAACTTGCGCCCGAGTCGCCTGTGACATGGTCTAATCTGGGTGTGCTGCTGGCTTGTATGCATAAGGAGGATGAGGCTGAGCTTTGTTATCGGACAGCGTTAAAATTGGATAATACGTATGCCAAGGCCTTATTTAATCTGGGATATATATTATTGCGGCAGGGTCGTTTTGCAGAAGGCTGGCAATGTTTGGGTGCTCGTGAGTGGTATGACTCGCTGGCGCAGCATTTCAGTTACCCACGCTGGCTTGGTGAGTCGCTGGCAGGTAAGTCTATTGTCATCAGCATAGAAGCTGGACACGGTGACATGATACAGTTTTGCCGTTATGGGTCGATGCTCAAATCCATGGGTGCAACACGTGTTGCATTGGTTTGCCATCCTGGGCTTAAAGCATTGTTTGCAACACTACAGGGGGTTGATGATGTCATTTCTCTGGATGAAGGTATACCTGCCACAGGCTTTGATTATTGGACGCCACCCCTGAGTTTGCCTCATTACTGTCACACCCGGTTGGAAAACATACCAGCTGATATTCCTTATTTATCAGCTGATGCTGACAAGTTATCCACGTGGTCAAAGCTGTTGCCTATGTCAGGATATAAAGTTGGACTGGTTTGGAAAGGCAATCCAAATTTTGAGAATGATGCTGATCGTTCCTTGCCTTCACTGGATACACTGGCACCACTTGGTACTGTTCCTGGCATTCAATATGTGAGCCTGCAAAAAGGTGAGGGGGAGGATGAGGCGTTGCGACCACCTGATGGATTGGTGTTGCTGGCTTTGGGTAATCAGTTGGTGGACTTTGCTGATACGGCGGCAGTTATTTCTAACCTTGACCTGGTGATCAGTGTTGATACGGCGGTGGCGCATTTGGCTGGTGCTTTGGGGAAACCGTGCTGGCTGTTGTTGCCGGACTATCGTACGGATTGGCGCTGGCTCACAGAACGGACAGATACACCATGGTATCCGGAAAATATGCGCTTATTCCGTCAACCTCA
- a CDS encoding ADP-polyphosphate phosphotransferase, with translation MKIDITDYQVPAAKKVNLKKWSTLVKPIYKSKDHYQQLLAEQISELSTMQQKHYAANSHSVLLIFQAMDAAGKDGAIRHVMSGINPQGCQVYSFKHPSVAELDHDFLWRTVQCLPERGRIGIFNRSYYEDVLIVRVHPEILHNQGLPKELLNEKTIWDERYQSINDLEKHLQRNGTKVIKFFLHLSNEEQRKRFLARIDAPEKNWKFSQADIEERKYWDDYMKAYEACLSATSTEDAPWYIVPADDKENARLIISEVILDAFRVLNPAFPQPDSQRTAELQEIRKMLET, from the coding sequence ATGAAAATAGATATAACTGATTATCAGGTACCTGCGGCGAAAAAAGTGAATCTTAAAAAATGGTCGACGCTGGTTAAACCTATCTACAAATCCAAAGATCATTATCAACAATTACTCGCTGAGCAGATTTCTGAATTAAGTACGATGCAGCAAAAACACTATGCTGCCAATAGTCATTCCGTATTGCTGATATTTCAGGCGATGGATGCGGCCGGTAAGGATGGCGCAATTCGACATGTGATGTCAGGGATTAATCCACAGGGCTGCCAAGTCTACAGTTTTAAGCATCCTAGTGTAGCCGAGCTGGATCATGATTTTTTGTGGCGGACAGTTCAGTGCCTGCCGGAGCGCGGGCGTATCGGTATTTTTAACCGTTCATATTATGAAGATGTGTTGATTGTGCGGGTGCATCCGGAGATATTGCATAATCAGGGCTTGCCTAAGGAATTGCTCAACGAAAAGACAATTTGGGATGAGCGTTATCAGTCTATTAACGACTTGGAAAAACATTTGCAGCGTAATGGTACTAAAGTCATCAAGTTTTTTCTGCATTTGTCCAATGAAGAACAACGTAAGCGTTTTCTCGCGCGGATAGACGCGCCAGAAAAAAATTGGAAATTTAGTCAGGCTGACATTGAAGAGCGTAAATATTGGGATGATTACATGAAGGCGTATGAGGCATGTTTAAGCGCCACCAGTACTGAGGATGCGCCATGGTACATTGTTCCTGCTGATGATAAGGAAAATGCCCGCCTGATTATTTCTGAAGTGATTCTGGATGCATTCAGAGTGCTTAATCCGGCTTTTCCACAGCCAGATTCGCAACGTACCGCTGAATTGCAGGAAATCAGGAAAATGCTGGAGACATGA
- a CDS encoding F0F1 ATP synthase subunit gamma — protein MSDSTATLQRKISNAGELEAVVRTMKALAASSISQYERAVNSLDEYYRTVQLGLLACLRQGAPMSSNVHKHTVATGVIIFGSDQGLVGQFNDELADFAAHVLRDLPGNKVVWAVGERVQLRLEQIGLTPDSLFGVPTAIHAVTPLIGRILAEIGRYSEQGRVEQVYIFHNRPKSGALYEPVSQRLLPLDATWQHELLAQQWPTQNLPEIIGESALTLAAFIREYLFVSLFRSCVESLASENASRLAAMQRAEKNIEEMLVDLRLSYHRLRQSGIDAELFDVVSGFELLISNKKK, from the coding sequence ATGAGTGATTCAACAGCCACATTGCAGCGCAAAATCAGTAATGCGGGTGAACTGGAAGCGGTAGTGCGTACGATGAAGGCGTTGGCGGCATCGAGCATTAGCCAGTATGAACGAGCAGTAAATTCATTGGATGAGTATTATCGTACCGTGCAGCTGGGTTTGCTGGCGTGCTTGCGACAAGGCGCGCCGATGTCGAGCAATGTACACAAACATACTGTCGCGACTGGCGTCATTATTTTTGGGTCGGATCAGGGATTGGTTGGGCAGTTTAATGATGAACTAGCTGATTTTGCAGCGCATGTGTTACGTGATTTGCCTGGCAATAAGGTTGTGTGGGCGGTAGGTGAACGAGTGCAGCTGCGGCTTGAGCAGATAGGGTTGACGCCAGACAGTCTGTTTGGTGTGCCGACGGCCATACATGCTGTGACGCCGTTGATAGGGCGCATACTGGCCGAGATTGGCAGGTACAGTGAACAAGGTCGAGTAGAGCAGGTCTATATTTTTCATAATCGCCCTAAGTCTGGTGCTTTATATGAACCAGTCAGCCAACGCCTGTTGCCGTTGGATGCAACATGGCAGCATGAGTTGCTGGCTCAGCAATGGCCTACGCAAAATTTGCCTGAAATTATTGGTGAAAGTGCGTTAACTCTAGCCGCATTTATTCGTGAGTACTTGTTTGTATCACTGTTCCGTTCTTGTGTGGAATCACTGGCCAGTGAAAATGCCAGCCGACTGGCTGCCATGCAGCGTGCCGAAAAAAATATTGAGGAAATGCTGGTTGATCTGCGTTTGAGCTATCACCGCTTGCGGCAGAGTGGAATTGATGCTGAATTGTTTGATGTCGTATCAGGATTTGAATTGCTAATATCGAATAAAAAGAAATAG
- a CDS encoding alternate F1F0 ATPase, F1 subunit alpha, translating into MSTDSLQTVFDQAFAGFSAVRAAHAPKLVPREIGTITSVSTGIAKVSGLPGVGFEELLQFPGGIFGIAFNVDEDEIGVVLLGEYAHLHAGDEVERTGRVLDVGVGNGLLGRVLNPLGQPLDGGGAVHFSERMPVERPAAAIMDRAPVTQPLQTGIKVIDALIPIGRGQRELILGDRQTGKTTIALDAILNQHNQNVLCIYCAIGQRASGVAKVIATLRDKGALAYTVVLVTEGNDPPGLAYIAPYAATSIAEYFMQQGRDVLIVYDDLTNHARAYRELSLLLRRPPGREAFPGDIFYIHSRLLERATHLSKEFGGGSLTALPIIETESQNISAYIPTNLISITDGQLYLSPTLFELGVLPAVDVGKSVSRVGGKAQLAAYRAVAANLKLDYAQFEELESFARFGARLDDSTRASIAHGRRIRACLKQPEFSPVSVTEQIAVLLALADGLFDTVPLERMVEAELALRAAAATIPSAISQGFVSANKLEEADKSVILQIARRALAVFASQSDTKVDA; encoded by the coding sequence ATGAGCACTGATAGTTTACAGACGGTGTTTGATCAGGCCTTTGCAGGATTCAGCGCAGTACGGGCAGCGCATGCACCCAAATTAGTGCCGCGAGAAATAGGCACGATTACCAGTGTTTCTACCGGTATTGCCAAAGTATCTGGGTTGCCAGGTGTCGGATTCGAGGAGCTATTGCAGTTTCCAGGCGGCATATTTGGTATTGCGTTTAACGTAGATGAAGATGAAATCGGTGTGGTATTGCTGGGTGAATATGCGCATTTACATGCTGGTGATGAAGTTGAACGTACAGGGCGCGTGTTGGATGTCGGGGTTGGAAATGGACTGTTAGGGAGGGTGCTAAATCCGCTTGGTCAACCACTGGATGGTGGTGGGGCTGTGCATTTTAGCGAGCGTATGCCCGTTGAGCGGCCTGCTGCCGCGATTATGGACAGAGCACCCGTCACCCAGCCCTTGCAAACGGGAATCAAGGTAATTGATGCGCTGATACCCATAGGCCGAGGTCAGCGTGAACTGATACTTGGCGATCGTCAGACAGGCAAGACCACGATTGCCCTGGATGCGATTTTGAATCAACACAATCAGAATGTGTTGTGTATCTATTGTGCTATTGGTCAGCGTGCATCCGGTGTCGCCAAAGTGATTGCGACATTGCGTGATAAAGGTGCGTTGGCATATACCGTGGTGCTGGTTACTGAGGGCAATGATCCGCCGGGTCTGGCCTATATCGCACCCTATGCAGCAACCAGTATCGCTGAGTATTTTATGCAACAAGGGCGTGACGTGTTGATTGTGTATGATGATCTGACCAATCATGCGCGTGCTTATCGTGAGTTGTCATTGTTGTTGCGTCGTCCGCCTGGGCGAGAAGCTTTTCCTGGTGATATTTTCTATATCCATTCACGCTTGCTGGAACGAGCGACGCATTTGAGCAAGGAATTCGGCGGCGGATCATTAACTGCTTTGCCAATTATTGAAACTGAGTCACAGAATATTTCTGCTTATATTCCTACTAATCTGATATCTATTACCGATGGTCAGTTGTACTTGTCACCTACGCTATTTGAGTTGGGTGTGCTGCCAGCTGTAGATGTGGGTAAATCGGTGTCACGTGTTGGGGGTAAGGCACAGCTGGCAGCTTACCGTGCAGTGGCGGCAAATCTCAAGCTGGATTACGCGCAGTTTGAGGAGCTGGAAAGTTTCGCGCGTTTTGGTGCACGGCTGGATGATAGTACGCGCGCCAGCATAGCGCATGGACGACGTATTCGTGCCTGTCTCAAACAGCCTGAATTTTCGCCTGTGTCTGTCACTGAGCAGATTGCTGTGCTGTTAGCTCTGGCTGATGGTCTGTTTGACACAGTACCATTGGAGCGCATGGTAGAGGCTGAACTTGCTTTACGTGCAGCGGCGGCAACTATTCCATCTGCTATTTCTCAAGGTTTTGTATCGGCGAACAAGCTTGAGGAAGCCGATAAATCGGTCATATTACAAATTGCCCGTCGGGCGCTGGCGGTTTTTGCATCACAGTCTGATACTAAGGTTGATGCATGA
- a CDS encoding F0F1 ATP synthase subunit delta, giving the protein MIIDWFTVVAQVINFLILVWLLKHFLYKPILQAIATREQRIAAELAEANSTKLAAQQQRDEFAQKNEAFDQARTEMMNKAMDEAKVERQRFIDTARMETATLRSQWQEALRNEHQNLNAEITHRTQDEVFAIARKVLGDLAGETLEARMVALFVQRLQQLDEEERAPLLSAFKATSSVALVRTAYPLSAEQHTVIEAAVNAIFGLTQRLQFEVVPTIVSGIELSANGQKLAWSITEYLGALEKSVGELLHEQLKTVPVANEKSNDEH; this is encoded by the coding sequence ATGATAATTGACTGGTTTACTGTTGTTGCCCAGGTTATCAATTTTCTGATTCTGGTGTGGCTGCTAAAGCATTTTCTTTATAAGCCTATATTGCAGGCTATCGCTACACGAGAGCAACGCATTGCAGCTGAGCTTGCGGAAGCTAATTCGACTAAACTCGCAGCGCAGCAGCAGCGTGATGAATTCGCCCAGAAAAATGAGGCGTTCGACCAAGCGCGTACTGAGATGATGAATAAGGCGATGGATGAAGCTAAAGTCGAGCGGCAGCGTTTTATTGACACCGCACGCATGGAGACAGCGACGTTACGTAGTCAGTGGCAGGAGGCATTGCGTAATGAACATCAGAATCTGAATGCTGAAATCACGCACAGAACGCAGGATGAGGTTTTTGCCATTGCCCGCAAGGTATTGGGAGATTTGGCAGGGGAGACGCTGGAAGCACGTATGGTTGCTTTGTTTGTTCAGCGTTTGCAGCAGTTGGATGAGGAAGAACGAGCGCCACTACTTTCTGCTTTCAAGGCTACATCGAGTGTTGCGCTGGTGCGGACCGCTTACCCATTATCCGCTGAGCAGCATACAGTTATAGAAGCAGCGGTAAACGCGATTTTTGGCCTGACACAGCGGCTGCAATTTGAGGTGGTGCCAACTATTGTCAGTGGTATTGAGCTTTCGGCAAATGGACAGAAACTGGCGTGGAGCATCACTGAATATCTGGGTGCGCTGGAAAAAAGTGTAGGTGAGCTGTTGCATGAGCAACTTAAAACTGTGCCAGTAGCAAATGAGAAAAGTAACGATGAGCACTGA
- a CDS encoding F0F1 ATP synthase subunit C: MDNMTIIAVASIITAGLTIALGSIGPALGEGRAVATALTSLAQQPDAAGTITRTLFVGLAMIESVAIYCFVVSMILLFANPFWSHVIAEAAGK; this comes from the coding sequence ATGGATAATATGACAATTATTGCGGTAGCCTCAATTATTACCGCTGGCTTAACGATAGCACTGGGTAGCATAGGACCCGCACTGGGAGAGGGGCGCGCAGTTGCTACTGCATTGACTTCACTGGCGCAGCAACCCGATGCGGCGGGCACCATTACCCGTACCTTGTTTGTTGGGCTGGCAATGATAGAGTCCGTTGCGATTTATTGCTTTGTGGTGTCGATGATACTGTTATTTGCTAATCCGTTCTGGAGCCACGTTATCGCAGAAGCTGCGGGAAAATAA
- a CDS encoding F0F1 ATP synthase subunit A produces the protein MHLSPDEVVFWQYGFIKLNLTIVTTWVLMGVLVIGAKLVTRKIGMIGKHGVQVTRWQSLLEIVVGAIKQQIGEVGLRQPEKYMGFLGTLFLFVATASIFTIIPGYEPPTASLSTTAALAICVLVAVPLFGIRELGLGGYLKDYLQPTFIMLPFNIISELSRTLALAVRLFGNMMSGGMIIGILLTITPFLFPIAMSVLGLLTGMVQAYIFSILATVYIAAATGTHRAQHDVITSQTEA, from the coding sequence ATGCATCTTAGTCCGGATGAGGTGGTGTTCTGGCAATATGGATTTATCAAACTCAATCTGACTATTGTGACGACCTGGGTGTTGATGGGTGTGTTGGTCATAGGCGCCAAGCTGGTAACGCGCAAGATAGGTATGATAGGCAAACATGGCGTTCAAGTTACGCGTTGGCAAAGCTTGCTGGAAATTGTGGTCGGGGCCATCAAGCAACAAATAGGCGAGGTAGGTTTGCGTCAGCCCGAAAAGTATATGGGCTTTCTTGGTACGCTCTTTCTGTTTGTCGCTACGGCCAGTATTTTTACCATTATTCCCGGTTATGAACCACCCACGGCTTCGCTTTCTACTACAGCTGCATTGGCAATTTGCGTACTGGTAGCCGTGCCACTTTTCGGTATCCGCGAGCTAGGATTGGGCGGGTATTTGAAGGATTATCTGCAACCAACTTTTATCATGCTGCCGTTCAATATTATCAGCGAGCTGTCACGCACGCTGGCGCTGGCAGTGCGTCTGTTCGGTAACATGATGAGCGGCGGCATGATTATTGGCATCCTGCTTACTATTACGCCGTTCCTGTTTCCCATAGCCATGAGCGTGCTGGGCTTGCTCACGGGGATGGTGCAGGCTTATATATTCAGTATTCTGGCCACAGTGTATATCGCTGCAGCAACAGGTACGCACAGAGCGCAACATGACGTAATAACCTCACAAACTGAAGCATAA
- a CDS encoding ATP synthase subunit I → MNEIWGLMPSLLAGLALGALFFGGLWWTVQKGLTADRPALWFLSSMLIRTGITVGGFYIVGNHDFRRLLACLAGFIIARFIVTRMTRLSVTTTGGSHAS, encoded by the coding sequence ATGAATGAAATCTGGGGGCTAATGCCATCACTATTAGCTGGGCTGGCATTGGGTGCGCTATTTTTTGGTGGGCTGTGGTGGACAGTGCAGAAGGGATTGACTGCGGATCGGCCTGCGCTATGGTTTTTGAGCAGTATGTTGATACGGACAGGTATCACGGTAGGCGGATTTTATATAGTTGGGAATCATGATTTCCGACGCCTGTTGGCGTGTCTTGCAGGATTTATCATTGCGCGTTTTATTGTGACACGGATGACCCGTTTATCAGTAACAACTACGGGGGGCAGTCATGCATCTTAG
- a CDS encoding AtpZ/AtpI family protein, with the protein MSELPKVQPKNDESDFSRKVGVKAARKLKAQSDMPEVVWSGLSVMGLIGWSVVVPTLLGAALGHWLDANYPMSHSWTLTLLMMGLSLGCWNAWRWVRIENQTEEQNSDNE; encoded by the coding sequence GTGAGTGAGTTGCCGAAAGTACAGCCTAAAAATGATGAATCCGACTTTAGTCGCAAGGTAGGGGTTAAGGCAGCGCGTAAGCTCAAAGCGCAGAGTGATATGCCAGAAGTCGTATGGTCTGGCTTGAGTGTAATGGGGCTGATAGGCTGGTCAGTGGTGGTGCCTACCTTGCTTGGGGCAGCATTGGGACACTGGCTTGATGCGAACTACCCCATGTCACATTCATGGACATTGACGTTACTCATGATGGGCTTGAGTCTGGGTTGCTGGAACGCGTGGCGCTGGGTGCGTATAGAAAATCAAACTGAGGAACAGAATAGTGACAATGAATGA
- a CDS encoding F0F1 ATP synthase subunit epsilon → MNLKVLLPFRIFVEKTDVSRIVAETGAGSFGILPHRLDCVAALMPGILEFETPTDGVVYIAVDEGVMVKAGADVLVSVRNAISGTDLDKLHAAVEREFLNLDEQERDARVVLAKLESGFINRFKAFRGE, encoded by the coding sequence ATGAATCTTAAAGTGTTGCTGCCATTCAGAATCTTTGTCGAAAAGACCGATGTGTCGCGTATTGTGGCTGAAACCGGAGCAGGTTCGTTTGGCATTTTGCCACATAGACTAGATTGTGTTGCTGCATTGATGCCGGGAATACTGGAATTTGAAACCCCAACTGATGGCGTTGTTTATATCGCCGTTGATGAGGGTGTGATGGTTAAAGCGGGTGCCGACGTGCTGGTGTCCGTACGTAATGCGATTTCAGGGACAGATTTAGATAAGCTGCATGCTGCGGTAGAGCGCGAATTTCTCAATCTTGATGAGCAGGAGCGCGATGCTCGTGTAGTGCTGGCGAAACTGGAGAGTGGATTTATTAATCGTTTCAAGGCATTTCGTGGTGAGTGA
- the atpD gene encoding F0F1 ATP synthase subunit beta translates to MNNEAGSLNLGTVVSVRGSVVDVQFEIDLPPIFTLLRCGANDEIAIEVLAQLDAHRVRGIALTPTQGLARGAVVTDTGAPLLAPVGKNIIGRMFDVFGDPIDHQSAPADVEWRSVHNAPPALVRRSTQSEIFETGIKAIDVLVPLERGGKAGLFGGAGVGKTVLLTEMIHNMVGHHEGVSIFCGIGERCREGEELYRDMKDAGVLSNMVMLFGQMNEPPGSRFRVGHAALTMAEYFRDDEHRDVLLLIDNIFRFIQAGSEVSGLMGQMPSRLGYQPTMSTELAGLEERIANTDNGAITSIQAVYVPADDFTDPAAVHTFSHLSASIVLSRKRASEGLYPAIDPLQSSSKMATPGIIGDRHYQLAQEIRRTLAQYTELKDIIAMLGLEQLSPEDRDIVGRARRLEHFLTQPFFTTEQFSGVAGKLVSLEDALDGCERILRDEFKDYPESALYMIGAIDEAKLKLHAVAPVPAAEALAHES, encoded by the coding sequence ATGAACAATGAAGCTGGTTCCCTGAATCTGGGCACGGTGGTGTCGGTGCGGGGCAGTGTTGTGGACGTGCAGTTCGAGATCGATTTGCCACCTATTTTTACGTTGTTGCGTTGTGGTGCGAATGACGAAATTGCCATAGAAGTGCTGGCGCAACTGGATGCTCATCGGGTGCGTGGCATTGCGTTGACGCCTACTCAAGGGTTGGCACGGGGAGCTGTGGTTACCGATACGGGAGCGCCATTATTAGCACCAGTGGGTAAAAACATAATTGGTCGTATGTTCGATGTGTTTGGTGACCCTATTGATCACCAGTCTGCACCGGCTGATGTTGAATGGCGTTCAGTGCATAACGCGCCACCCGCGCTGGTGCGTCGCTCTACCCAATCCGAAATCTTTGAAACCGGCATCAAGGCTATAGACGTGTTAGTGCCACTTGAGCGTGGCGGCAAGGCTGGGCTGTTTGGTGGCGCTGGGGTGGGCAAAACGGTGTTGCTTACCGAGATGATCCACAATATGGTCGGGCATCACGAAGGTGTCAGTATTTTTTGTGGAATCGGTGAGCGTTGTCGCGAAGGTGAAGAGCTTTACCGCGATATGAAAGATGCGGGCGTCCTGTCGAATATGGTGATGCTGTTCGGACAGATGAATGAACCGCCTGGTAGTCGTTTCCGTGTCGGTCACGCCGCGTTGACCATGGCTGAATATTTCCGTGACGATGAACATCGTGACGTGCTGCTGCTGATCGATAATATTTTCCGCTTTATTCAGGCCGGTTCAGAAGTGTCAGGCTTGATGGGACAGATGCCGTCGCGTCTGGGTTATCAGCCTACCATGAGTACTGAACTGGCAGGTCTGGAAGAGCGTATTGCCAATACTGATAATGGTGCGATAACTTCGATACAGGCAGTTTACGTTCCTGCCGATGATTTTACCGATCCTGCCGCTGTTCATACCTTTTCCCATCTTTCTGCTTCCATCGTGCTATCGCGTAAACGCGCCAGCGAGGGACTGTACCCAGCAATAGATCCTTTACAGTCTAGTTCAAAAATGGCAACGCCAGGCATTATCGGAGATCGACATTATCAACTTGCGCAGGAAATACGGCGTACCCTGGCGCAATATACTGAACTGAAAGACATTATCGCCATGCTCGGATTAGAACAGCTTTCGCCTGAAGATCGTGACATAGTCGGACGTGCGCGACGGCTGGAACATTTTCTTACACAGCCTTTTTTTACCACAGAACAGTTTAGTGGTGTCGCAGGTAAGTTGGTTAGTCTGGAAGATGCGCTGGATGGCTGTGAGCGTATATTGCGCGATGAGTTCAAGGATTATCCGGAGAGTGCGCTCTACATGATAGGTGCAATAGACGAAGCAAAACTGAAATTGCATGCTGTAGCACCAGTACCGGCTGCAGAAGCGCTTGCTCATGAATCTTAA
- a CDS encoding YqhA family protein: MKFLEAVFEGTLWRSRYMVVFAVIASMASALMVLYMATVDVVYLVQHVMHYADTGLAAEARKAIHDETITHVVEVVDGYLLSTFMLIFSLGLYELFVSDIDEAQGKRSSSKILVINSLDDLKQRLAKVVLMILIVNLFEKALKIPMTEPLDLLYLGGAIALIGVALYFTHASESHGAGKEETEPASKH; the protein is encoded by the coding sequence ATGAAATTTCTTGAAGCTGTATTTGAAGGGACGTTATGGCGTAGTCGGTACATGGTAGTGTTTGCCGTGATTGCGAGTATGGCTTCAGCATTGATGGTGCTGTACATGGCAACAGTGGATGTCGTGTATTTGGTTCAGCATGTAATGCATTATGCAGATACAGGACTCGCAGCCGAAGCACGAAAAGCGATTCATGATGAAACAATTACACATGTGGTTGAAGTAGTGGATGGTTATTTGCTCTCGACCTTCATGCTGATTTTTTCATTAGGGTTGTATGAGCTGTTTGTCAGCGATATTGATGAAGCGCAAGGAAAGCGCTCGTCCAGCAAAATACTGGTGATCAACAGCCTGGATGATTTGAAGCAGCGGCTGGCAAAAGTGGTATTGATGATACTGATAGTTAACCTGTTTGAAAAAGCCTTAAAGATCCCGATGACAGAGCCTTTGGATTTGTTATATCTAGGCGGCGCAATTGCACTAATTGGTGTGGCGCTGTATTTCACCCATGCATCTGAGTCACATGGTGCAGGGAAAGAAGAAACTGAGCCTGCTAGCAAGCATTGA